The sequence GGAGCAGACCGCGCCACAGTGCGATCCGCCCGACCTGTGGCTGTTGTTCGCGCCGATCAAGAAAGCGCGCACCGATTTCATCGTCGAGAAAGCCACCGAGATGGGGGCCGCGCGGATCATGCCGGTGCAGACCGAGTTCACCAATTCCGAGCGCATCCGGCAGGACCGATTGCAGGCCCACGCCGTAGAGGCCGCCGAGCAATGCGGCGGAACCTTCGTGCCCGACGTCAGCGATTTGCAGAAGCTGGACCGGCTTTTGGCCGATTGGCCCGAGGACCGGCAATTGATGTTCTGCGACGAGGCACTGGCCGGGCCGGGCGAAACACTGGGGCAGGCCGGAGGCGGCAAATGGGCCATTCTCATCGGTCCCGAAGGCGGGTTTTCCGAGGCCGAACGCGCGCGACTGCACGCCCTGCCCTTTGCCCATGCGGTCAGCCTCGGGCCGCGAATCCTGCGGGCCGATACGGCGGCGGTGGCGGCGCTGACCGTCTGGCAGCAGGCGTTGGGGGACTGGGCATGAGCTTTGTCCGGCCCGAAGCGATGCAAAGCCTTGCCCGCTGGCGCGAGGCGCTGTTCGGGACCGGCGCCGTGGCCCTTGGCGCGTGGTGGATTCTTGGGATG comes from Roseovarius bejariae and encodes:
- a CDS encoding 16S rRNA (uracil(1498)-N(3))-methyltransferase encodes the protein MADTKIRLYVEQPLGEGQTIPLTREQAHYLFGVMRRGVGDTLAVFNGRDGEWRAEVREAGKRGGTLDAVEQTAPQCDPPDLWLLFAPIKKARTDFIVEKATEMGAARIMPVQTEFTNSERIRQDRLQAHAVEAAEQCGGTFVPDVSDLQKLDRLLADWPEDRQLMFCDEALAGPGETLGQAGGGKWAILIGPEGGFSEAERARLHALPFAHAVSLGPRILRADTAAVAALTVWQQALGDWA